A genome region from Bradyrhizobium sp. WSM1417 includes the following:
- a CDS encoding glutathione S-transferase family protein: MAALKLAIGNKNYSSWSMRPWLALRANDIPFVETLIPLYTDNPADKEQIISFSRAGKVPVLVDGDTTVWDSLSIIEYLAERYPEVKLWPDDAAARAHARSVCAEMHSGFMALRNECGMNLHRPVRPVTLSADAEANIARVQEIWRECRTRYGANGPFLFGRFGAADAMYAPVVHRFRTYAIEVTPETRAYMDTMLALPAFQEWTRDALAETLVIEKFETV; this comes from the coding sequence ATGGCTGCGCTGAAACTCGCAATCGGCAACAAGAATTACTCGTCATGGTCGATGCGGCCGTGGCTCGCGCTCCGCGCCAACGACATCCCGTTCGTGGAGACCCTGATCCCGCTCTACACCGACAATCCCGCGGACAAGGAGCAGATCATCTCGTTCAGCCGCGCCGGCAAGGTTCCGGTGCTGGTCGACGGCGACACCACGGTCTGGGATTCGCTCAGCATCATCGAATACCTCGCCGAGCGCTACCCGGAAGTGAAGCTGTGGCCTGACGATGCCGCCGCCCGTGCCCATGCCCGTTCGGTGTGCGCCGAGATGCATTCCGGCTTCATGGCCCTTCGCAACGAATGCGGCATGAACCTGCACCGCCCGGTGCGCCCTGTGACGCTGTCGGCGGACGCCGAGGCCAATATCGCGCGCGTGCAGGAGATCTGGCGCGAGTGCCGGACCCGGTATGGCGCCAATGGACCGTTCCTGTTCGGGCGCTTCGGCGCGGCCGATGCGATGTATGCCCCGGTCGTGCACCGCTTTCGCACCTACGCGATCGAGGTCACGCCGGAGACCCGGGCCTACATGGACACGATGCTGGCGCTGCCGGCATTCCAGGAATGGACCCGGGACGCGCTCGCCGAAACGCTCGTCATCGAAAAGTTCGAGACCGTGTAA
- a CDS encoding DUF599 domain-containing protein: MSRHWVDITAVGFFIIEWLVYALTLEHSAYGRDSLSARMNRYREVWVRRLLDRDARMVDMQIMASLQNGTAFFASTSLIALGGALALLHATNDAITILSKLPIDLSTSPAMWELKCVGLVLICVYAFFKFAWSYRLFNYVAILFGGMPAASQRDTPEAEAHVIRTSRLFESAGRHFNRGQRAFFFALGYLGWFVSPWVLFVTTAAVVIVTWRRQFASSAWEAMAPEVVDGEEMKRGR, encoded by the coding sequence ATGAGCAGGCATTGGGTCGACATCACCGCCGTCGGCTTCTTCATCATCGAGTGGCTGGTCTACGCGCTGACGCTGGAGCATTCGGCCTATGGCCGCGACAGCCTGTCGGCGCGCATGAACCGCTACCGCGAAGTGTGGGTGCGCCGGCTGCTCGACCGCGACGCGCGCATGGTCGATATGCAGATCATGGCCTCGCTGCAGAACGGCACTGCCTTCTTCGCCTCCACCAGCCTGATCGCGCTCGGCGGCGCGCTGGCGCTGCTGCACGCGACCAACGACGCGATCACGATCTTGAGCAAGCTGCCGATCGATCTCAGCACCTCGCCGGCGATGTGGGAGCTGAAATGCGTCGGCCTCGTCCTGATCTGCGTCTACGCCTTCTTCAAATTCGCCTGGTCGTACCGCCTGTTCAACTATGTCGCGATCCTGTTCGGCGGCATGCCGGCGGCCTCGCAGCGTGACACGCCGGAGGCCGAAGCCCACGTGATCCGCACCTCGCGCCTGTTCGAATCCGCCGGCCGCCATTTCAACCGCGGCCAGCGCGCCTTCTTCTTCGCACTCGGCTATCTCGGCTGGTTCGTCAGCCCCTGGGTGTTGTTCGTGACCACGGCAGCCGTGGTCATCGTGACCTGGCGCCGGCAATTCGCCTCGAGCGCGTGGGAGGCCATGGCGCCGGAGGTGGTGGATGGCGAGGAGATGAAGCGCGGTCGTTGA